In Apium graveolens cultivar Ventura chromosome 10, ASM990537v1, whole genome shotgun sequence, the following are encoded in one genomic region:
- the LOC141690020 gene encoding guanylyl cyclase 1-like isoform X6, with product MWPFCVLLSKLLGLDERYDEQPEENHLALTKSLPFRHLTKSEHYGTALLPHSHFVDVPHINQLRTWDCGLNCVLMILRTLGFNDCTIQELDRLCSLTSIWTIDLAFLLQKFDVSFSYFTVTLGVNPEYSTEIYYKEQLPDDLVRVDSLFQKAMDAGISVECRSISRQQLCLLILSGRYIAIALVNQYLLSQSSLKNWFSTFNNDNPAYTDFVLHQIEEILEDLEFPEHFHARDMIEKIDWLASAIGEIHWLPLNGIKKAVQEKDPT from the exons ATGTGGCCTTTTTGTGTTCTTCTGAGTAAGCTATTGGGGCTGGATGAACGGTATGATGAGCAACCAGAGGAAAACCATCTGGCATTGACTAAATCCTTACCATTCAGACACTTAACTAAGAGTGAACATTATGGTACTGCACTTCTGCCGCATTCACACTTTGTGGAT GTTCCGCACATAAACCAGTTGCGCACATGGGATTGTGGCCTTAATTGTGTATTGATGATTTTGAGGACCCTTGGATTTAATGACTGTACTATTCAGGAACTGGATAGGCTCTGCAGTTTGACAAG TATTTGGACCATAGATTTGGCGTTCCTGCTGCAGAAATTTGATGTTAGTTTTTCATACTTCACTGTAACACTAGGTGTAAACCCAGAATATTCCACAGAGATATATTATAAG GAACAATTGCCTGATGATCTAGTTCGAGTGGATTCCCTATTTCAGAAAGCAATGGATGCCGGAATTAGTGTAGAG TGCAGGTCAATTAGTAGACAACAGTTGTGTCTTTTGATCTTGTCAGGGAGATATATAGCAATTGCATTAGTTAACCAGTACCTGTTGAG CCAGTCTTCGCTAAAGAATTGGTTCTCAACGTTTAACAATGATAACCCCGCCTATACAG ATTTTGTACTTCATCAAATAGAAGAGATTCTCGAAGACTTAGAGTTTCCAGAACACTTTCATGCTAGGGATATGATTGAAAAGATTGATTGGTTAGCAAGTGCCATTGGTGAAATTCATTGGCTCCCGCTGAATGGGATCAAAAAAGCGGTGCAGGAGAAGGACCCCACATGA